The Juglans regia cultivar Chandler chromosome 6, Walnut 2.0, whole genome shotgun sequence genome contains the following window.
tgatacaattggagccccactaGAATCTTATAaatagcaagaacttctccttcccaagcaatgtgggatcccatacaccacctacccttatccatatcatatggggtatcacagaaGGTCTTGATCCCCTCCATTGTCTATTTGATGCCTCAGAACTTCTACCATTCATTTCCCACCAGGACATCAAATAAGGCAAGtagaaatcattttccataGCTGAAATTTGTAGGCGACCACCTAATTTTCTCCATGAGCGAAAAAGATTTGCTAGACATAACCTAAGTCAAACTAACTTGACTAAAGAAATCATTCCACGGAGCAGTAGCCACCTTGTAATGTAGTAGAAGGTGATCTACAAACCCTTGACTCTTCTTCCACATGCAACACCACTCCACCGTAATGATGTGTTTTTTCTCATATTATCTATGATGAGAATCTTTCCTAGAAAGGTTCTCCATGCAAAAAATGCAGCTATTTAAGGCATATTGATTTGTCATATTCTCTTTCAAGAGAGAGGGTTGTTATTGTGAGGACAGACACTGAAACTCCCTTTCTTAGACAAGGCCAAAGCAGCTTGTCTCCGCCTCTTCTTCACATACTAGTGGAGTACAAGTTAGAAAATGTAGTAAGAGCCTCAACCTCCAAATCATGAGCTGTCCAGATTAAGCTTACATTCCACATAAAGGAACTATTAGAAATCTCCAAAAGCTTGACACAGAAGCATCCCTTGCACAAGCCACGATGAACATATCCAAGAAAATTTTCTTTAGAATACCACCCGCACACCACAGATCATGCCATAATTTGATCATAGATTTGTTGCCTACTTCAAATCTAATATGATTATAAAACTACCCCAGCCTTTTCTTGACATTCTCCCATAGACTCACCCCATAAGGTCCTTGTACCTCATTAGAACACTATCCACCCCATCGAGATCCATATTTAGTGTTTACAACTACTCTCCACAAGGCCTCTCTCTTGTTTTGATAGTGCCAAAACCATTTCTCCAGAAGTGCACAATTGACGAAAAGCAAATTTCAAACTCCCCGCCCTCCTTTGAAGATCAAAGAACATACTTTAGCGCATCTTACCTGGTCAAGTTTGAACTCTTTTCACAATCCGCTCCAAAGGAAATCCTGCTGTAGTTTCTCAGAGCAATTAGCCACGTTGGGAGCAGAGATagataaatgaaatatatagaCAGGTTAGAAGGAGTGCTCTTGTTCAAAGTAACTACCATCTTTGGCCAAATACAACCTCTTctagccagccagccagcctttgctcaatcttctcaataagACAATTTAGCTACCTAGATGGTCTAAATTATAACTACTAGATGATTAGGTCCATATGAAGCAAATTGAGTTGAGAGCCTAAGAAAGAAAGGTTTTCAACCAAGTTAGTCAAAACAAACATCAATGCGAGTGAGACACGTGCCAAGTCCCTTCTAAGCAGCAGACTACAAAATACTACCAACTCATGCATCAATGATGCATGATGCATTAATCAGCCTGTCTTTATTCTGAAAAGAACTCAAGAAAATCTAGATTAAAAGAGTTTAACAGGAGGGAGAAATTAGTTTGGTAGGAACAGATTGGCATCAACATATGAATTGATGGTCTACTCCTTTTCactattagaaatatatttatctGGTGCCAATGGGAAATGATCTCAATTAGTTGGTCAACACTTATGTAAGTTGCTTATCACAAAACACGAATGGCATGACTACAAACtgagataaaaataatgattcaAAAGATTTTATCAAATGCACCAATGGTTTAAAATGATGCTGCAATTTAAACTTTCAGAGAAGAGAACTTGAGAAAACTCATCTCACCTCACTTCCTCCTTGCACAACCACTGAAGCAGTTTTGGGTTTTTGGTATCAGCTGGGTGCAGAAAGCTAGAAAATCAAGAGAAAAGTTAAGGAAAAGCATTACccatttagataaaaataaagaagccTTTTTGCAATGAAAGAATCTTGCTAAACAGTATGAGCTCACTCGTTGAACTCCGTTATGTTTAAGAGACCATCTCCATCCGCATCCGATGCATTAAAGTGTTCCACTTTCCACCAACCCATATCATAGCCAAAAGAATTATTATCTGGTAAATGAGATAGGGATCAACACCAAGCCAAATTTATATACAAACAAGGTCATGATGGACCATGTAGAGACTAATAGCACCATAAAACCTAAAGTGAAACTCCATCATCACTTGGAGTAATGAGGAAGTGCAAATTTGGCTCCTGCCTACCCGAAGAGGACTGATCAAACTGTGAAACACAATATATACAGGAAAACTATATAGCTAAAACCTGTTAATGAActaagagagaaataataacgATGCCAGGTAATTATTttcgtaaacataataaaatccAATGAATTCTTCAAGTCAAGTATATATAAAGTCGCATACATCAATCAATTGTGCTCCTTATGAAAAAGACAGACGAgtgtttttttaagaaaaaaggcAGACAGACTTACTCCCTGAAAACATACCATCTTCATCAATCCGCTATAATACAGCGTGATTAACAAAGAATACCAGTGAAATCAGAACAGAAACGCGTCAGGTCTCACTCCTTATCAAAACGAAAACACTTCAGGTCTCACTAAAAGTGCAATGtcagaaaaatgagaaaagaaaaactcaaatcCCACGACAGATTGAAATTGGGAATTAAAAACGAAGtacaaaccaataaaaaaattcgccaaaaaggaataaaaaaaaacatgattcaaacacatatcacactacaaaacaaaaggaaaatttagCAAAagcaaagattttttttattgacctGCATTCTGAACCCAACTGGGGGGATCATACTCGGCAAAAGAAACAAAcccatctttatttttatcatgagtGTCCAATTCCCTCTTCGTCCTGTGCATCACTTCCCTCTCCGCCTGCTGCAAGTTCCACTCGGTCAACTCGTGATCGGTCACGAATCCATCAGCCGGGAGCACATCAATCCTCGGGAAGAGCAAGACCAGCCTGTTGGACACGTTGAACCTCTCCTCGTCGTTTAGGTAGTCCTCCGCGTCCATAAAGTCCTCCCATTCGGGCTGGGACTCGGCGGCCGGCGCGGAATCGGGATGAAGGAGCTCGGGGTGGGCGTGCTCGATGTACTGCTTCTCCCACTGACGGTCCTCGCGGCGAAGCTCGAGGTCGGCGACAATGGGGTCGAAGGGGACGGGCTCGTGATGTGAGTGCTGGTGAGAGAAGGTGAAGTTGGAGCGGAGCTTGAGGCGGCGGTGGCGATGGTTAGGGGGTTTCTTAGGGGAGTGGGATatgagaaggaggaggaggactgCTATGGTTACGTATATCACAATGGAAACTTTGCCCATTCTCTATTCTACAgcgtatatttatatatatatgtaggtagAGAGAGATGTATATATCTCTGCGACAAAATGTTTTACGGTGCAATTCAGATTGGAAATGGGGTTTATGTATATTGTTCAAAGATTCAAGATTTGGGGGTGTGTGGGAGAAGGAGATCTACTAGCCCCAACTGGAGAtggagagcgagagagagagagagagagagagagagagggaatttGACTGGGAATGGAAGAGGTGCAGTGGGAGACGCGAGATTGTAAAATGTCGTggttttaagagagagagagaggaaacttTGTTCGTAGGTGTGTCAGAATTCAGATCTGTTGGGCATTAGTTTATAGTTATACGTTGAGTCTATCTTTAGCTCTACTACTATAGACCGACCTTTATCATTGTCGACTGATGCTATATATAAGTTTCAAAATGgatagattttatataaattttttataaaataataatttttattaataaataataattttttttatatttttttaaaatagaatccATTCTTGATCAAAAGAAATGCTAATATTTTCGATTCATTAGCGTGCATGCAAGTTCTTTTTATGAATCAACCGTAATTATTGAACAAGTTTTAAGAGTTATTGGTacaataaatactttttatttaatttctttgacagtttcaaatgattttttttttctattgaacttgtgcatttttttttcctaaacaaataaatttcgttaaaataaaagataatatatgTTCGAGGGGTGAGATTCCTAACAAAAATACTCTAAAACAACAACCACAGTGCATAATCTgttgtttttataaatgttaACTCTCATTTATAGTTcatttaggctgtgtttgggtaacaGAGATGCCTCAATACTTTCcaagtattttcgtacttttgaaaatacttcacatgccaaacaacttaaaatactctcaatgggactcacaaacccacttcaatctctactcataactattcacaaacattctataatacttatcactattatatatacataaaaaataaaatcactataatatttatcactgttaaatatataaaaaaatcattataatatataaataaaaaaaatcactataatatataaataaacaataaaatcactataatatataaataaaaaataaaatcactataatatataaataaaaaataaaatcactataatatttatcactattaaatataaataaaaaaatcattataatatataaataataaaaaatcactataatatataaacaaaaaaatatttatcactattatatataaataaaaaataaaatctctataatatataaataaaaaataaaatcactataatatataaataaaaaataaaatcactataatatataaataaaaaataaaatcactataatatataaataaaaaatatttatcactattatatataaataaaaaataaaatcactataatatataaataaaaaatatttatcactataatatataaataaaaaataaaatcactataatatataaataaaaaataaaatcactataatatataaataaaaaatatttatcactattaatatataaataaaaaataaaatcgctataatatataaataaaaaataaaatcatataatatataaataaaaataaaatcactataatatataaataaaaaataatcactatatataaataaaaaaaatcactattatatataaataaaaaataaactactataatatttatcactattatatataaattaaaaataaaatcactataatatataaataaaaaataacattactataatatttatcactattatatatatataaataaaatcattataatatttatcactattatatataaattaaaaataaaatcattataatatttatcattattatatataaagtaaaataaaatcactataatatttattaatattaaaaaatcactataataaaatcattataatatttattactaaaaataaaatcactataatatttatgggacccacacatttttcaactacctactcaaaagtcaacaactcaacatacttcacacatccaaacaactcaaaatactctcaatgggacccacaaactcactacaatctctactcataactattcacaaacattctcaacacttctcaacacttttcaacatccaaacatacccTTATAGTATTGGTTGAGATGGCTACCCATGCTAACAACCAAGAGGTACTATACCATcttctttttctcaaaaaaaaaaaaaagaagaggtgCCATACTGTCTTTACCTTTCctttttatacaaattagaACTATCTCATTagattatatacatataaataaagtGAGAAGTTTGATTAATAGAGTATACAAATGTACAacattgaattatgtaaatgtaaaaaaaaaaaaaaaaaacttttagctAAGTAAAACAATTTAATCATATTTGGTATTTACTGTAGCTAgacgaaagcaataaaaatttatttcttccctAAAAAAcacactccctctctctttgcACTTTGATTGGAAAACAAAGCAAGTGTAAagattattgaatttaaattatgttgttttgtgaaataattttctaaaaccaaattttttaaaaccacTACAATGTTCACCTCTATCTCTATCTTCTTTTCCTccaatttcctttcaaaaggctAATTATGATTTTTACCGTTTGTATCTATCAATCATacgttaattataatttgattagtaattaacatataattggtaaaattgtaaaatattttaaaaataaattagaaaaaaatataattaagttattattattttaactgatagatagataatctaatgtgagaataaactttaaataaaatagccaaatgcaaaattatatgatattatacaaattatgacTTTTCAGTCTCAATTatctgtttcttttttcaattaaagTTGTTCTAATTTTCTTCCATGGGATCCCACAAAGGGCAGAAGTTCCATTATATTGTttgtttagtattttaattaagttactATGGACCCGGGCCTCGAGTTTTTGTGTATTGTTTGGTGCCCATAATCTGGAAGGTTGGGACGCATCCACTAGGCTGGGAATGGGTTTTGTCTTAGCCCAGACTTTGAGTAGTATAGGACGTTTTTAAAGCTGGGCCACAGTTCTCGAGCCTGTCGATCAACCCTTGGGCTTCCTATTAAATCGGTACACGTTTAttcattatctatttttttattatctaataatataatattagataataggtatattttataaaataataagaaaattatgagaattgagatgatgaatagtattATTCAATTACTATGTACTCTACAACATAATTATTAACAAATCATGTGTGGGGCCTGACATAATGTTGTACTTCGTAGGGTCCTAAACTTCAGTTTTGAACGCTTTGGACAGATGAAACTAGAAACTATAAAGGACATCTTATATATAGGATGACAATAAAAAGGTCACAGGTTGACCTGGCGAAGACCTCAAGACATGAAAGAACCCTCAAGCCACTAAACATACAAAATCCCCTACGTTTGAGATATAAGAATTTGAGTTTGAATTTGGACTTAAatctatttcaaatttaaattttaaatactaaacCCAAAACCTCCTTTCCACCCAAACGCAACAGCATAAAATTGATCAGACATCCCTGTAAAGTGGGCCGACTATTAAAGGCAAATTGAGCTGCATGGGCCTCGAGCTTAACCCCCACAAGTGGATCATGTGCTTTTGTCAATTGACTAGCTAATGAAGCTTGGTCTCCGCAAAGTGAAATGGTTGtcgaagaaaattaaaagttaaataatatattttttttaatattaatattattttaaaattaaaaaaaataaattatttattatattttaaatgaaaatttaagaaaattatatcgAGAGATAAATCGTTTCTTATCAAACGGGACTTTGGCGTTGGCATACAAATACAATGGTTATGGAGTTCATGACTTCAAAGCGTGGCAACTTGCACAAATTCAATCATCGCGAAAGAGGTGTGCCGGGAGGAAAGCAATGATGACTGATTTCCATTAATGGTTAAAGGAAACTTTTAagttctccaaataaaaatctttaaagGGTACGTACCATAAATAACTCCACAAGTTCTGACCAAATCTGGCTAAGACTCTAATATTTCCTAAAACGAATAGTCCAAACTGGTGGCAAGTTTGTCCGTGATATTTGGATTGTTGATGTCCAGCTCCCCTCAGATGGATAGATAAAGATGGCCTTTTGACTCTTCTTGTGCAATAGTCTCAGAACTGATGTCATGAAACAACGCAGCAGCGGCAAAAATATTGGTATTGCCATGGTTTTCTCTCGTCCTGCGCCGGAAATAAAGCAACAGGTAATGACCTACTAACACgctgcactttttttttttctctcttctatttttttttcgatttgttCTGTGTGTTTTGTCCTCTGCAACTGGGCATAGTTATCTCATCTCCTGACATATAATATTCGTTTCATtggggaaaaaagaaatgaaaagaaatttgcatttgtattttcttctctcttccgctctctctctctgtggtgTTTATCTGTCAGATATTAATGGGTACTGCAGATTCCAGTGGGTTTTGCAACTTGGGGTTAAGGCCTTTTTCAATCCCAGCTGTCCGATTTGTAGCGCATCGTAGTTGGTGGGGATGGGACCAATCGTTCAGAATAAAAGGAGGATGGGACCAACTGACCCATCCTTTGCACCTCCTCTGTTGATATTTCAGGATAACGGGTCAACATCGCCCATAATTTATCTGTCTGCCCTTGTAATTTTCCCCCCCAATTCAAGCTCATATTCTTATCCTCCTAAActgttttgttttgggtttatcAGTTATCTGGATTATGGATGCtcctaattttttcttattaggATCCTAATTCTTCCTTGTTGTATGTATTCTCTGTGTATATGAAAGTGGTTTTGGGACATCAATTAGATAACTTTCTGATTAAAGATCTTAATCTGTATTAATAGTCtttttagaaagagagaagaggtAGAGTAAAGGTCTTGTACGCACTCAGTGTTAGGTTCTTACTTTCCTGTTAATGCAATCCGTTTGGAAGAGCACGGAAAAAAAGGTTTTGATAGTTGGTTAAACTGTCAGATTCTAGATAGTGTGTGTAGTACTTAATTTTGGTTTTTCCACCCTCCAAATATCATTTTGCGTAGTTACTGGCTTCACTGTTTCGAGAATTGAACGGTGGGTATCTCAAAAGAAGGGTAAAAATCTCAGGAAGCACCGACTTGTGCATTTTAAACCCATGGTTCAAAATCCCGAATCTTTTGGTGTGTACTGTTTGGGTTTTCtcgagtgaaaaaaaaaaatgaggtggGCAATTATGATCTAAAAATTCAGAGTAGGGATTTtactagagttttttttttttttttcagcttcccatttttttttctttcgataATCGCATTTTAAATCTGTTTGATGTTGGACCTAGTTTTTGTTGGGACCTAGATTGTGTGCATTGGTTTCTGGCATTCTCGTGCCATTTTGAGCTGAGATGTTCGAACTTTCATAACGTCTCTTACTAGCAATTTAGGAGCATACCTGTCGTCCGTGGAGATTTTACTCTGCAAGGGTTctaaaggaagaataaatttcTGTGGACCTGAGCTGTTAAAGCTGTTCTTATCAGTAGGGCTATTGATTAATTGGGTTTGCTGTTGGAATTGGAAATAGAAATTTGAACCATCTTTCTCATCAATTAGAGACGTCtgggtttttcttctttgtttggtATCCAGGTATCCTCGTGGTCTCTTTCATATTTCACCATCCAAAGCCCTAATTACCATTCCATGGACTTCACCGCAGCATTAATTCCTATTTTTCCCACCTTGTTTAAACTGCCATTTATTGCATCTCTGATTTTATGGTTTTCAGATATTTCTCATGGTCTAACTGAACTGTTGCCTTTTCGTTCATCAATAGGTCAGCAATCCACAAGAGTCCAAATTTTGAGTTGTGGAGCAAATCACCATTGAATTCTTCACATGCTTCACcaagttttgtgatttttattggaGGTGATCTCTGCTTTGGTTTCGTTGGCCTCTTTTCCGGTCTGTTTGtttctcttcctcctcacttCTATCGTCAGACATATCTGCTTCCCATAATTTAGCCTGCCGTCAAACTTCTTGTGGGAATCCCACTATAAAAAGAattcatatcaaaatttcagGAGCAGGTCCAGAAAGTTTGACTTTGTTGATGGGTTTAGCCTAGATATTGAGCAGTTTGGTAGatttctctccctttttccTCTGTTTAATATTCTGGGTAGTGGATTCAGAATAAACTTGATGACCGTGGATGAAACGGGTAGTAACTCCGTATGGAGTAAAGAGCAAGATAAGGCATTTGAGAATGCCCTAGCAACTCATCCTGAAGATGCTTCAGATCGGTGGGAGAAAATTTCAGCCGATGTACCAGGGAAAACCATAGAAGAGATTAAACATCACTATGAGCTATTGGTTGATGATGTTAGCCTGATTGAATCTGGTCGTGTGCCTCTGCCTTCCTATAGTTCTGTAGAGGGTTCAGCGAGCCATGCTGGTGATGAAGGAAACGGTAAGAAGGGTGGCCATCTGGGGAATTATAACAGTGAGTCTAATCATGGAAGTAAGGCTTCAAGGTCAGATCAGGAACGTCGTAAAGGGATTGCTTGGACAGAAGATGAACATAGGTAAGATTAGTTattatcgattttttttttattgtctgGCAGTGCATAAGTTCGTTGGATGCAAAAGtatctaaaaaattaagatggTTGGCATATGTGGAACTATCTAAATAATTGTTAAGATTGGTTACTGTTGCATTACTTTAGTTATTATCGTGTCTATATGCTTTTATACATTAATAGTGTGCTTTGAGATCAGTATTATCTTCCTGTGTGGTATCCTGCACACGGTACGTTGGACTCCATTCTTTCTCAAGATAACTTCTACAAATAAGCTGCGGTTCTAATGAAATGATTATTACAAATAAGCTGATAAGGGTAGGCAACTTATGAACAGTCAGTTTTTATGGTTGTGATCTCAATGAATTGGGCATAAAAGAGCCTTGAGCCTTTACTGAGGCATAGAAAGTGAATAGAAAGTGATGCTTTCTCTGGATTTaatatggaaaaagaaaaaagaaatgaaaaggatgATTCGTCAATTTCTGAAGCATCCCTATGAAATTATACCGATTTCTATGTTCGTTCGCTCCAGATTGGTGTACAACATTTTCATTCTCCTTTAGATGTGGAATCTTTTTATGAAGTTTCTATCCACAAACTTCAAACCATTAAAAGACAAGGTGAGTCTGATTGCTGATTGCAAATGTTGGAGTTTTTATGTTTCCcttgtgttttttatttctctaatGGGCTTATGTTGTTTTTGATTTTGACCAGTTCAATTTATgctacttatattaaaaaaaaaaaaaaaaagagcagttCAATTCATGTTGTTATGGTGGAATTTGTTCTCTTTTGTCAtaattgccttttttttttgggcattcACTTTCTGAATTGTCATGTTAGAGGCTTCAGGTTTTGCTTCTCTGTTATTAAGTTACCACTCTACCAAAAGCATATCTTCTTGGGTGCTTCCCCATATATTTCAGCTTTAGAACTGTCCTTCATAGGGTTTAGAACTTTGAATCTTGATTTACATACAAGTCCTAAGCCTCGGTGAAGTTTTAGAAATCAATTTTGAAGTGCATCCAGCACACTTAAAGTTAATTGATTTCCTTTGCTTGAAGTAATTACTGCTTTCCATAATGATATTGAATTGACTGGGGAACTCAAAATGTTCTTGTTTTGGATAAGAATGACAGATAAATATGCCAACAAAATACTGAGTTTTTGTTGAACTTGCCTTGAAATGATAGGAAAAGAGgactttttaatatttcctGTGGCGTTGAGGGTGACATAGATCATAGAAGGCTGAAGAATAGACTTGTCAAAAAAAAGGAGGCTGAAGAATAGACAGATGAACAGCGGTAAAATTAAAAGGATGGATAGAAGAGGAACTAAACAATTAGAATTGGTTGCTAGGCAATGTGGTTGCTAGGCAATGTGAAGGAAAAAATAGTTCTGTGAACGAGACAGGCATGATCAAGTTGAAAAGTGCTTAAGATTACTGTGGATGCTGCATACCTCGTTGGGAAAATTTGTTGTGGTAGCTTCGGATCTGGACTTGAGGCCATGCAATTGTTCTTCTGATGGGTTCAGCCCTAGGGTATGTGCTAAATATAATGACACTTTATGTGCTTTGTCATCTTGTTCCATGTCTGTACTTAACAAAATTCAGGGAAAAGTGGGTTTGACCTAATGAGTTGGTATCAATCTAGTGATCTGCATTTAGAAACTTGGTTTCGTTTGGGATCATGAATTTTTTCCTGAAGGTTGTTGATTTGAAACATTAGATTAGAGATAGTATCTGATATGATGCAGAAAAAGATACTTGGATGAGGGTGTACAATACACATCCAAGTTCAGAATTTAGTAGAAGTTATTTGTTCCTTTTGTTAAGACTGAGATGGGGGTAAGCAGGGGCAGAACTACCTTATGGCTTGGGGGGGCTTTGGCCCCcccaaagtttttaaaatttgataaaaattaagttttagaaggtgtttttataaagtagactatataaaaattagtatttgacccccccaaatttttttttttaacttagccCCCCCAAACTAGATTTTCTGGTTTCGCCCCTGGGGTAAGGTatttgtgatatcccatatgatgaGAGGATaagataggtggtgtatgggatcctatgttgcttgggaaggagaagttcttactctttataatgttccaatggggctccaattgtattattcactaatccttttagagtataggccatatagtttggaccttccattggggcattacagtATTCCTCTTGTTACActttttctttgccttttttctTATCCTTTGTTTCGCTCCAAAATGTTTGCACTATTCTCTATTTGGcccttttcctttcttatatcctttctcattattcttttttgagGCGGATTGAATTCTGTATGCTCGATGCATCTCTTCAAGGTTACTAATCAGTTGAAATTGTCAGTTACAGAGGATATCAAATAGTACTG
Protein-coding sequences here:
- the LOC108993286 gene encoding reticulocalbin-2 — its product is MGKVSIVIYVTIAVLLLLLISHSPKKPPNHRHRRLKLRSNFTFSHQHSHHEPVPFDPIVADLELRREDRQWEKQYIEHAHPELLHPDSAPAAESQPEWEDFMDAEDYLNDEERFNVSNRLVLLFPRIDVLPADGFVTDHELTEWNLQQAEREVMHRTKRELDTHDKNKDGFVSFAEYDPPSWVQNADNNSFGYDMGWWKVEHFNASDADGDGLLNITEFNDFLHPADTKNPKLLQWLCKEEVRERDTDKDGKLNFKEFFHGLFDMVRNYDEEGHNSSHHVGDSTEAPARTLFAQLDKDGDGYLSDVELVTVIGKLHPSERYYAKQQAEYIISQADADKDGRLTLTEMIENPYVFYSAIFNEDDEDDYEYHDEFR